The Equus quagga isolate Etosha38 chromosome 10, UCLA_HA_Equagga_1.0, whole genome shotgun sequence genome includes a region encoding these proteins:
- the ZC4H2 gene encoding zinc finger C4H2 domain-containing protein isoform X1: protein MADEQEIMCKLESIKEIRNKTLQMEKIKARLKAEFEALESEERHLKEYKQEMDLLLQEKMAHVEELRLIHADINVMENTIKQSENDLNKLLESTRRLHDEYKPLKEHVDALRMTLGLQRLPDLCEEEEKLSLDYFEKQKAEWQTEPQEPPIPESLAAAAAAAQQLQVARKQDTRQTATFRQQPPPMKACLSCHQQIHRNAPICPLCKAKSRSRNPKKPKRKQDE from the exons GAACAAGACCCTGCAGATGGAGAAGATCAAGGCCCGTTTGAAGGCTGAGTTTGAGGCTCTTGAGTCAGAAGAGAGGCACCTGAAGGAATACAAGCAGGAAATGGACCTCTTGCTACAGGAGAAGATGGCCCACGTGGAGGAACTCCGACTGATCCATGCTGACATCAATGTG ATGGAAAATACCATCAAACAGTCTGAGAATGATCTAAACAAGCTGCTAGAATCTACCCGGCGGCTACATGATGAGTATAAACCACTGAAGGAACATGTGGATGCCCTGCGCATGACTTTGGGTCTGCAGAGGCTCCCTGACCTatgtgaagaggaagagaagctctCCTTGGA TTACTTTgaaaagcagaaagcagaatggcAGACAGAGCCTCAGGAGCCccccatccctgagtccctggccGCTGCAGCCGCTGCCGCCCAACAACTCCAAGTGGCTAGGAAGCAGGACACTCGGCAAACAGCCACCTTCAGGCAGCAACCCCCACCAATGAAG GCCTGCTTGTCATGTCATCAGCAGATTCACCGGAATGCACCTATATGCCCTCTGTGCAAAGCCAAGAGTCGGTCCCGAAACCCCAAAAAGCCGAAACGGAAGCAGgatgaatga
- the ZC4H2 gene encoding zinc finger C4H2 domain-containing protein isoform X2 — protein sequence MEKIKARLKAEFEALESEERHLKEYKQEMDLLLQEKMAHVEELRLIHADINVMENTIKQSENDLNKLLESTRRLHDEYKPLKEHVDALRMTLGLQRLPDLCEEEEKLSLDYFEKQKAEWQTEPQEPPIPESLAAAAAAAQQLQVARKQDTRQTATFRQQPPPMKACLSCHQQIHRNAPICPLCKAKSRSRNPKKPKRKQDE from the exons ATGGAGAAGATCAAGGCCCGTTTGAAGGCTGAGTTTGAGGCTCTTGAGTCAGAAGAGAGGCACCTGAAGGAATACAAGCAGGAAATGGACCTCTTGCTACAGGAGAAGATGGCCCACGTGGAGGAACTCCGACTGATCCATGCTGACATCAATGTG ATGGAAAATACCATCAAACAGTCTGAGAATGATCTAAACAAGCTGCTAGAATCTACCCGGCGGCTACATGATGAGTATAAACCACTGAAGGAACATGTGGATGCCCTGCGCATGACTTTGGGTCTGCAGAGGCTCCCTGACCTatgtgaagaggaagagaagctctCCTTGGA TTACTTTgaaaagcagaaagcagaatggcAGACAGAGCCTCAGGAGCCccccatccctgagtccctggccGCTGCAGCCGCTGCCGCCCAACAACTCCAAGTGGCTAGGAAGCAGGACACTCGGCAAACAGCCACCTTCAGGCAGCAACCCCCACCAATGAAG GCCTGCTTGTCATGTCATCAGCAGATTCACCGGAATGCACCTATATGCCCTCTGTGCAAAGCCAAGAGTCGGTCCCGAAACCCCAAAAAGCCGAAACGGAAGCAGgatgaatga